In the Enterococcus saigonensis genome, one interval contains:
- a CDS encoding cation-translocating P-type ATPase — protein MSEENKKQQLSQAFYSQTPDEVLKELDATADGLSAAEAKKRLNEYGENELEEGKKKSMAQKFFEQFKDLMILVLLVAAIISAPHEPVDSIIILLVVIINAVMGVVQESKAEAAIEALKDMSTPNANVIRDGHALSIKSTDLVPGDIVLLEAGDVVPADMRLIEASSLKIEEAALTGESVPVEKELIVLEGNEIGIGDRINMAYSNSNVTYGRGKGVVVNTGMNTEVGKIAGMLAAADETETPLKNNLNHLGKFLTAAILVIAVIMFLFGTIINGTPWMDMLLTSVSLAVAAIPEGLPAIVTIILALGTQVLAKRNSIIRKLPAVETLGSTDIIASDKTGTLTLNQMTVEKLYTNDRQYPSSEHIPDNNMALKIMNYANDTKFSQEGELIGDPTETALVKFGQDQGFNVTEKVAVEPRVAELPFDSDRKLMSTIHKEADGRYLVAVKGAPDVLLGRCTQYQVFDEVKPMTNAEEQKILSNNKDMAKQALRVLGMAYKYVAAIPSDLESEVVENDLIFAGLVGMIDPERSEAADAVKVAKEAGIRPIMITGDHRDTAEAIAARLGIIKAGDDDAVLTGAELNQMSDDEFAQKVAHYSVYARVSPEHKVRIVKAWQKEGKVVAMTGDGVNDAPALKQADIGVGMGITGTEVSKGASDMVLADDNFATIVVAVEEGRKVFSNIQKAVQYLLAANLGEVLTLFIATMLNWDTLLPIHLLWINLVTDTFPAIALGMEPAEKDLMSHKPRGRNSNLFSGGVFSSIIYQGILEAATVLFVYWSAIQWPVHATYEAIHSDALTMAFATLGLMQLFHAFNVKSVHQSLFKVGPFRNKTFNWAILLSFFLMMVIIVVPGLNDIFRVAHLDLYQWGIVVGSSFAIIPIVEIVKAIQRATGKE, from the coding sequence TTGTCAGAAGAAAACAAAAAACAGCAGTTGAGCCAAGCGTTTTATTCCCAAACGCCAGATGAGGTTCTAAAAGAGTTAGATGCAACTGCTGACGGTCTAAGTGCCGCAGAAGCCAAAAAGCGTCTAAATGAATACGGTGAAAACGAGCTGGAAGAAGGCAAGAAAAAATCAATGGCTCAAAAGTTCTTTGAACAATTCAAAGACTTGATGATTTTGGTTTTACTGGTTGCTGCCATTATTTCTGCACCCCATGAGCCGGTTGATTCCATTATCATTTTATTAGTTGTGATTATTAATGCAGTTATGGGTGTTGTGCAAGAGTCAAAAGCGGAAGCTGCAATTGAAGCTTTGAAAGATATGTCAACGCCAAATGCAAACGTTATAAGAGACGGTCATGCCTTATCAATTAAGAGTACAGATCTTGTACCTGGCGATATTGTATTGTTAGAAGCAGGAGATGTTGTACCCGCTGATATGCGTTTGATTGAAGCTAGCTCTTTAAAAATTGAAGAAGCAGCCTTAACTGGTGAATCTGTTCCGGTTGAAAAAGAATTAATAGTTTTAGAAGGTAACGAAATTGGTATTGGTGACCGCATTAACATGGCATACTCTAATAGTAATGTTACGTATGGTCGTGGTAAAGGTGTTGTTGTTAATACAGGGATGAATACTGAAGTAGGTAAAATTGCAGGTATGTTGGCTGCTGCTGATGAAACTGAAACACCACTAAAAAACAACTTGAATCATTTAGGTAAATTCTTAACAGCTGCAATTTTAGTTATTGCCGTGATTATGTTCTTATTTGGGACTATCATTAATGGAACACCTTGGATGGATATGTTATTAACCTCTGTATCTTTAGCTGTTGCTGCAATTCCAGAAGGTTTACCAGCAATTGTGACAATTATTTTAGCTTTAGGTACACAAGTTTTAGCCAAACGCAATTCTATTATTCGTAAATTGCCAGCGGTAGAAACATTAGGTTCGACAGATATTATTGCATCTGATAAAACGGGTACCTTGACGTTGAATCAAATGACGGTAGAAAAGTTATACACTAATGACCGACAATATCCATCATCTGAACATATTCCAGATAACAATATGGCTCTTAAGATTATGAACTACGCAAATGATACGAAATTTAGTCAAGAAGGCGAATTAATTGGTGATCCAACTGAAACAGCTCTTGTAAAATTCGGTCAAGATCAAGGCTTTAATGTAACTGAAAAAGTCGCAGTAGAACCACGAGTAGCAGAATTACCTTTTGATTCTGACCGTAAACTGATGTCAACAATTCACAAAGAAGCAGATGGTCGTTATTTAGTTGCCGTTAAAGGAGCACCAGATGTTTTACTTGGTCGTTGCACACAATATCAAGTGTTTGACGAAGTAAAACCTATGACAAATGCTGAAGAACAGAAAATATTGAGCAATAACAAAGATATGGCAAAACAAGCTTTGCGTGTTTTAGGAATGGCCTATAAATATGTTGCTGCTATTCCAAGTGACTTAGAATCAGAAGTAGTTGAAAATGATTTGATTTTTGCCGGTTTAGTCGGCATGATTGACCCAGAACGTTCAGAAGCAGCAGATGCTGTTAAGGTGGCCAAAGAAGCTGGTATTCGTCCGATTATGATTACTGGGGACCATCGAGATACAGCTGAAGCAATTGCTGCACGTCTTGGTATTATTAAAGCTGGTGATGATGATGCTGTTTTAACAGGGGCAGAATTAAATCAAATGTCTGACGATGAATTTGCACAAAAAGTTGCTCATTATTCTGTTTATGCTCGTGTATCGCCTGAACATAAAGTACGGATCGTAAAAGCATGGCAAAAAGAAGGTAAAGTTGTTGCCATGACAGGTGATGGTGTCAATGATGCTCCAGCCTTAAAACAAGCAGATATTGGTGTAGGTATGGGGATTACAGGTACAGAAGTTTCAAAAGGTGCTTCTGATATGGTCTTGGCAGATGACAACTTTGCAACGATTGTTGTTGCTGTTGAAGAAGGACGAAAAGTATTCTCTAATATTCAAAAAGCTGTTCAATACTTGTTGGCAGCCAATTTAGGTGAAGTGTTAACGTTATTTATTGCTACGATGTTAAACTGGGATACGTTGTTGCCAATCCACTTATTGTGGATTAACTTAGTAACTGATACATTCCCTGCTATTGCTTTGGGGATGGAACCTGCTGAAAAAGATTTAATGAGTCATAAACCGCGTGGTCGTAATTCAAACTTGTTTTCTGGCGGCGTGTTTTCAAGTATTATTTATCAAGGTATTTTAGAAGCTGCTACGGTTTTATTTGTTTATTGGTCTGCGATTCAATGGCCAGTCCATGCAACATATGAAGCAATTCATAGTGATGCATTAACAATGGCTTTTGCGACACTAGGTTTGATGCAGTTGTTCCATGCATTTAATGTGAAATCTGTTCACCAATCCTTATTTAAAGTAGGACCATTCCGCAATAAAACATTTAACTGGGCAATTTTACTTTCATTCTTCTTGATGATGGTAATTATTGTGGTGCCAGGATTAAATGATATTTTCCGTGTGGCTCATCTTGATTTGTACCAATGGGGAATAGTCGTAGGTTCATCTTTTGCCATTATTCCGATTGTGGAAATTGTCAAAGCGATTCAACGTGCTACGGGTAAAGAATAG
- the tyrS gene encoding tyrosine--tRNA ligase, which produces MNIIDELTWRDAINQQTNEEGLRKLVDEKSIALYCGVDPTGDSMHIGHLIPFMMMKRFQLAGHRPYILIGGGTGTIGDPSGRTTERTLQTMETVQHNVDALSNQMRKLFGKDANISFVNNFDWLSKISLLEFLRDYGKNFNINTMLAKDIVSSRLEVGISFTEFTYQILQSIDFLHLFKTFDVQLQIGGADQWGNITAGLDLIRKLEGPEAEAFGLTIPLMLKADGTKFGKTAGGAVWLDPKKTSPFEFYQFWLNQDDRDVIKYLKFFTFLDKEEIDELTQKVASEPEKREAQRRLAEEVTRFVHSEEDLKEAQKITEALFSGNIKDLNATEIEQGFGKMPTVEISNNPENIVELLVATKIEPSKRQAREDVSNGAISINGDRITDLDFVVTPSDHFEGKFVVIRKGKKKYFLAKVLN; this is translated from the coding sequence ATGAATATTATTGATGAATTAACATGGCGGGATGCCATCAACCAACAAACCAATGAAGAAGGTCTACGTAAACTCGTAGATGAAAAGAGCATTGCGCTTTATTGTGGTGTGGACCCAACTGGTGATTCCATGCACATTGGACATTTAATTCCTTTCATGATGATGAAAAGATTTCAATTGGCGGGCCACCGTCCTTATATTTTAATCGGTGGTGGAACAGGAACAATTGGTGATCCAAGTGGACGTACAACAGAAAGAACTTTGCAAACAATGGAAACGGTCCAACATAATGTCGACGCGTTATCAAATCAAATGCGTAAGTTATTTGGTAAAGATGCGAATATTAGTTTTGTAAATAACTTTGACTGGTTATCCAAAATTTCATTGTTGGAATTTCTAAGAGATTACGGTAAAAACTTCAACATTAACACAATGTTGGCAAAAGATATTGTTTCAAGCCGTTTGGAAGTGGGGATTTCCTTTACTGAATTCACATACCAAATCTTGCAATCTATCGACTTTTTACATTTATTCAAAACATTTGATGTTCAACTTCAAATCGGTGGTGCCGATCAATGGGGAAATATTACCGCTGGTCTTGATTTAATTCGAAAATTAGAAGGACCTGAAGCAGAAGCGTTTGGTTTAACAATTCCTTTAATGCTAAAAGCAGACGGAACTAAATTTGGTAAAACTGCTGGAGGCGCTGTTTGGTTAGATCCTAAGAAAACTTCACCATTTGAATTCTACCAATTTTGGTTAAATCAAGATGATCGTGATGTCATTAAATACTTAAAATTCTTCACTTTCTTAGATAAAGAAGAGATTGATGAATTAACCCAAAAAGTTGCATCCGAACCTGAAAAACGGGAAGCGCAACGTCGCTTGGCTGAAGAAGTTACGCGCTTTGTTCACAGCGAAGAAGATTTAAAAGAAGCGCAAAAAATTACCGAAGCACTATTTTCTGGTAATATCAAAGATTTAAATGCTACTGAAATTGAACAGGGATTTGGCAAAATGCCAACAGTCGAAATTTCCAATAATCCTGAAAATATTGTGGAATTATTAGTAGCAACAAAAATTGAACCATCTAAACGCCAAGCGCGGGAAGATGTTTCAAATGGAGCTATAAGTATTAACGGTGATCGTATCACTGATTTAGATTTTGTCGTAACACCATCTGATCATTTCGAAGGAAAATTCGTTGTTATCAGAAAAGGTAAGAAAAAATACTTTTTGGCCAAAGTATTAAATTAA